The genomic stretch TTGTTGAAGAAAATCCAAAAGCTATCAAATCAGGAGATTCAGCTTTAGTTAGTTTGGAACCTAAGAAACCTATGGTTGTTGAAACCTTTACTGAATATCCACCATTAGGAAGATTCGCTATTCGTGATATGAGACAAACCATTGCTGTCGGTATCATTAAATCAGTTGAAAAGAAAGAACCTGGAGCTGTTACAGCTAAAGCACCAGCCAAGaaataaatgtaattattcatatatatttactttatatatatttatatttaaatatacatatattatatatttaatatcttttaagtttttttttttttttttttttttttatatatatatatatatttataaaataaaaaggaaaaaagaaaacgaatatatatgcatatatttatattaaaattaaaataattatatatatataattataatttcattattatggCTGTTTttacattaattttttatttcataaaagtatttaatacaaaataatagtatatagaatataccatataatatacaatttaatatataaaaaataaaatatagttATATAAACTTTCAACTAATTAAgttaatagaaaaaaaaaaaaaaaaatacaatttatataataaagattatattatatatatatatatatatatatatttatttatttatttatttgtttaaagaaatgaataataaatgtgacattttgataatattatattttttctcttttattattattttttttttctctttccaTATGTAGTGGATGTGATGAAATGTTAAAGAAAACTTcaatactatatattttaaataagacattgttttcttatattctttttatcaaTGAAATTGTTATGTTTCTTTTACTTATTCATAGCTTCAGTCATAATTAACTATTTTGTtctgttttatatatttttcatttttacaagtgaaataaaaattttatatttataattaattatatttaatgagtttattatatattctttagaATAATTCTTATTCATCACGTATATTTATCAAGttgtttaaatttatttatatgttttttttttttttttttttttttttttctcattttaatacaatttaatatatatagtaatatattatatatattattatatttgatgTGAATTATTCAATTTTctcttctttttataaaatcataaaagaaaaaataaataaaaaatcaatgtttatataatataccttATACATACCCAAGATTTTTAGTTAAAAAAAGgaggaagaaaaaatgattcaaaatttatatgaaaaatataaaaattattagatatataaatatatatatatatatatttttatatatcatttttatgtttttttaagGAATTTATGAAATTAGGaaagaaattatatgttataaaaatgaaaaaaataattatgtaataGGGAATTAAGAAATAAAGAACTAAATAATTGTGTaattacatgtatatatattatttcttatgtgttaaaaaaattttaatataatgagAGGAAATAGGTGTAATGTAGaaatatgatatttatttattttttttttgtcaccttaattataattaatttgaATACCATAGaatcaaaatatttatttggaTATTCATATAATGGTAATCCAAAATGtcctataaatatattatatgataaaaaatatatatattccttcatcttaaataataataaaaggaatacatataattcaAGAATAAAGTGTGCAAAAAAAAGTTCAATAATTCCTAATGAAATTGTTGAGGGTAAAGTACGGTTAAGATTTGCTCCAAGCCCAACAGGTTTTTTACATGTTGGGGGGTGTAgaacttttttatataattatattttatcaaaaCAAATGAATGGATCTCTAATACTTCGATTGGAAGATACAGATATCAAAAGAAACACCAAGGATTCATtagatgaaataataaaggaTTTAaagtacaatatatatatatatatatatatatatatatatatattagaatttatgaattcattttatatataatattattgtgtGTCCTtgtaatatgtttattaatgtgcttatttattatatatatatatatatatatatatatatatttatttatatgtatccatttatgtatttaatttttccttttatcaTAGTTGGCTCAATTTAACCTGGGATGAAGGACCAGATAAAGTTGGAGAATATGGACCATATAAGCAATCCGAAAAAATACAACTATACaagttaaaataaatataataataaaataatataaacctttttttttttttttttcttttatgtaacatttaatattcatatttaagttttaataatattattgatatattttacatatatatttcacatAACAGAAAAATAGCACACCAATTTGTTAATGAAGGGAAAGcgtatttttgtttttgctCCAAAGAAGAGTTacaagaaataaaagaaaaggtgataaaaatttaaattaagaaaaaataataaaataaaataaaagaccTTTCTTATATACTAGTAATTGTAAATAAATCAACttatataatacttttatctacatattattatttttcttttcccttttttttttttttttttttttttttttgtagtctaagatgatgaagaaaaaatatatttataatagaaaatgtcgagatatgaataatgaacaaattaaaatgaaattGGAACAGAATATCGCATATACCATTCGGTTCAAATCTCcattaaaaaggaaaataatattaaaggaTATTTTAAAAGGTGATATTATAGATGAAGTACTTGaagattttattatattaagaaGCAACGAATTAcctacatataatttttcagtTTCAGTTGATgattatttaatgaaaataacaCACGTTATAAGAGGTGTGGAGCATATATCAAATACGTTCAAGTAGGTGTAAATATTTAACTATGCTGCTGtaatgtaatattaaaaatgtgtatatatttatattagtaaattatgtacataatatatatatattttaaaacctTCCTTAATTTAGgcaaattttaatattggAAACATTGAATGCTGATATCCCACACTATGCTCATATACCTGTTATAACGactgaagaaaaaaaaaaaataagcaaAAGAAATAACGAATATTTAATTAGAAATTTAAGGTATTTTTTTTGGATTTCTTTCCttattagatatatatattattgtataatatataattgtttatatatatatatatatatatatgcttatTTGTTCTTATACATTTAGGGAAGAAGGTTTTAAGCCAGAATGCGTAGTTAATTATATGACTACATTGGGATGGGGCAGTATTTCAAAAAAGTATGAATATTCATGACCTTTCGtttgtttaatattatatgactACATATAAGAAAGCATATaacatgtattttttttattttactttttattattttttttctcatttttagGGAAATTTATACCATGAGCGAACTCATAGatacatttaatatacataaactAAACAAATCATCCGTTGTTtttgatattaaaaaattaaaatggaTGAACAAGAAATATATGTTAGAACAAGATAATGAAACATACGTACGAGAAGCTGAGgaatatatgattaataataacatattgtCATCAAATGAATATAAGGAATTTGTGGAATTGTGTgtagatatatttaaatacgAAGTACATAATTATTCTGAATTGAAAGAATGTATTTTAAATGCTCTTAAATATGAACATCATGTAAATGATCCTTTAAATActgatgatatatatttaaaacagGTTAGTTTTCTATTATATGATTGGTTTCGTAAAAATGATGTTAAAGATAATACTGAATATTtagaaatgaaaatgatagaCGATTTTGATTCATTAATAGATGATATTGTTAAGAGTAccaacttaaaaaaaaatcaagttttattaaaaattcgTTTACTTCTAACATTTCAAAGTAAAGGAAtaccatttatatatttaataaaacttTGGGCATCCGCTAGAAAACATAATATACccaattatttttcattaaaaaaaagatttttACATTTGAAAAATCTATTTAAGttttgaataaaataattttttttttttttttttagataattatataatatatatatatatatatatatatatatatatatatatttatgtttatgaaattttttatgttttcatttatctaaataatatcttaatatatatgaagagacaaatacatatatatatatatatatataattctttattcatattgaatttataatattgtttttatttttttgtaatattttaaaaaccattattaataaaaatatgaaatatttgcTATGAATATTGAATTAATTATGAATATCgttattaacaaaaaaaagaaaaaaaaagcctgatttctttattttcatatatgtgAGGTATATATTGGTGTCTATCTATGAGTATGTAATATATGTtccaaatattattatactatAATTCaatgtgtttatatatatatatatatatatatatatatatatagtatattcTTCACTaggatatttatttatgttattccTTTTGAACttcaaatgtatataatttatatatggtatattttttacgtTTTATGTATTCATATAATGTATGAATTTCATAATtggtaatattattatattacaataatatttatatatatttgtatcatCTTATTTATTAACATGGAATCGAGTGAAGTGAAAAAGTATTCATCCAAATTTGAAATAAAAGGCATATGTATGAATAGTGAAAATTGTGAAAAGGTATGTAAAATAAGTTTGAAAgcaataaaagaaaataaatttgaAAAAGATATAGCTTgtcaaataaaaacaaaatgtgaaaatgatgaaatattaaataaggataatttaaatgatgaaaattatttaaatgttattgacaatttaaaaaatcaaaacATAGGTTCATGGCAATGTATAGTTGGACAAAATTTTGCTTTCTCCATTAATTATCAGTTTAATTGTATGATTTACTTTCAACATAGATCTACTAAACTAAgcattttgatatataaatctttataaagaagaaaaagaagaaattatacaaatgaaatattattatattacaataagttcattatatatatatatatatatattaactcATATATATACTGCAAAAGtggtatttttattatatatatatatatatatatatatatatatatatatattttttgttttgttttttttttctaatttgtccattaaattttatttttttttttttttccaaaaaaatttttttatatgaaaaatcaTTCTGTTGTtaaacatttattataataatatatatatatatatatatatatataatacacataaaatatataatagggggttgtatttaatataatatatacttatattcatatacataatatatttattttatataatgtattatcacaaaaaaaaaaaaaaaaaaaaaaaaaaaaaaaaaaaaaattattatatatataaatatttaatgtgcaaataataaataaatggtttaattaaaaaacttggataaaacaaaaacaaattttttggatgtttatatcattattatatttgtttttttttttttttttttggtagaACTGAAAATATTATGTGAAGCAAGATAATACAATAACACAATgaataatttcatatataatgtatataaaaaatattcctatacatttttttcaattatacctttcataataaaatatagcatttcaaaaaaataatagatgaaataataaaaatacataatgattatgattatattataatagtgtattttatattatattttatgtagtgttattatatatatgtatatatatatatttatttatttatttgtattttgatttattgatttattttttaacccCGCATTTCGCCATTAAAGGATTTATAGAATAATGCTAAGAAAGATATAAGAGtagttttttgtttttatatatatggaatgAAAGTTTTGTGTgtattaaatacatatattttattttatggaTGCATAtagatgtatatatttttatattccctTTGTAATTACACATTTCCTAATATTTAATCATTTTAATAggttatgtatgtatatatataaccacATTTGTGTTTGTTTAatcattttgatatatatatatatattattattagcaGGATATGCttatttacttttattaattatacaaTAATCTAACATTTTAtgcatattttcattttcacattaatttatttttactcactattttataatatatatatatatatttatttattttatatttatatatttgcattccatattttttaaatttatacagATTTAAGCGTTCGTGTCTTTatgcattata from Plasmodium falciparum 3D7 genome assembly, chromosome: 13 encodes the following:
- a CDS encoding glutamate--tRNA ligase; translated protein: MIFIYFFFVTLIIINLNTIESKYLFGYSYNGNPKCPINILYDKKYIYSFILNNNKRNTYNSRIKCAKKSSIIPNEIVEGKVRLRFAPSPTGFLHVGGCRTFLYNYILSKQMNGSLILRLEDTDIKRNTKDSLDEIIKDLNWLNLTWDEGPDKVGEYGPYKQSEKIQLYKKIAHQFVNEGKAYFCFCSKEELQEIKEKSKMMKKKYIYNRKCRDMNNEQIKMKLEQNIAYTIRFKSPLKRKIILKDILKGDIIDEVLEDFIILRSNELPTYNFSVSVDDYLMKITHVIRGVEHISNTFKQILILETLNADIPHYAHIPVITTEEKKKISKRNNEYLIRNLREEGFKPECVVNYMTTLGWGSISKKEIYTMSELIDTFNIHKLNKSSVVFDIKKLKWMNKKYMLEQDNETYVREAEEYMINNNILSSNEYKEFVELCVDIFKYEVHNYSELKECILNALKYEHHVNDPLNTDDIYLKQVSFLLYDWFRKNDVKDNTEYLEMKMIDDFDSLIDDIVKSTNLKKNQVLLKIRLLLTFQSKGIPFIYLIKLWASARKHNIPNYFSLKKRFLHLKNLFKF
- a CDS encoding dynein light chain, putative — its product is MESSEVKKYSSKFEIKGICMNSENCEKVCKISLKAIKENKFEKDIACQIKTKCENDEILNKDNLNDENYLNVIDNLKNQNIGSWQCIVGQNFAFSINYQFNCMIYFQHRSTKLSILIYKSL